In the Nitrospirales bacterium LBB_01 genome, one interval contains:
- a CDS encoding cobalamin biosynthesis protein CbiK produces MKERKLKKRTLKENPAIVIAAFGTTSRGKAAYDLFDKKVRERYPTYEIQWAYTSEIIREKTGTPGILQALAQLENSGYRKAIIQPLQIFPGTEYHELIETSRSFPGMRIVAGETLLHRWQYVHEVFALVAASFLKIDEGFNIIVAHGTPLCTDPANILYLSLESYINQRFSNTFFATVDGFPDKAHSLSKLFAHTNAEKRKNVRLIPFMFISGLHFEHDLMGDNDSFKSALQSKGYQVECLSVTHENQVYSKGLGFYDGIPELFLNRIERAMSLMEVY; encoded by the coding sequence TTGAAAGAACGAAAACTCAAAAAAAGAACCCTTAAGGAAAATCCAGCCATAGTAATTGCCGCATTTGGTACCACATCCCGCGGAAAGGCAGCTTATGACTTGTTTGATAAAAAAGTCAGGGAGCGGTATCCCACTTATGAAATCCAATGGGCATATACGTCTGAAATTATACGCGAAAAAACCGGAACTCCGGGAATCCTTCAGGCTCTTGCACAATTGGAGAATAGCGGCTATAGAAAAGCCATAATCCAGCCGCTTCAGATTTTTCCCGGCACCGAGTACCATGAGTTAATTGAAACCAGCCGCTCCTTTCCCGGAATGCGCATTGTTGCCGGAGAAACTCTTCTTCACAGGTGGCAGTATGTGCACGAGGTGTTTGCACTGGTAGCAGCGAGTTTTCTCAAAATTGATGAGGGGTTTAATATCATTGTTGCTCACGGAACACCGCTTTGCACTGACCCAGCTAATATCCTCTACCTTTCTCTTGAGTCCTATATTAACCAGCGCTTTTCTAATACGTTTTTTGCTACAGTTGACGGCTTTCCCGACAAAGCTCATTCACTAAGTAAATTATTTGCTCACACCAATGCCGAAAAACGCAAAAACGTCCGCCTAATCCCCTTTATGTTTATCTCAGGACTGCACTTTGAACACGATCTGATGGGCGATAACGACAGCTTTAAATCAGCGCTGCAAAGCAAGGGCTATCAAGTGGAATGTCTTAGCGTTACACACGAAAATCAGGTTTACTCCAAAGGGCTTGGGTTTTATGATGGAATTCCTGAGTTATTTCTAAACAGAATTGAACGCGCAATGTCTCTTATGGAGGTTTATTGA
- a CDS encoding energy-coupling factor ABC transporter permease, translating to MVIKKILTLILLAAFPATAYAMHISEGILPLKWAALWSFTALPFVLYGLYRFKKISAVDISFKPLVGLMAAVVFIISCMPVPVPTVGTCSHPCGTGLAAILLGPSISVVVSAVALLIQALFLSHGGLTTWGANIMSMGVMGSFAGFFTFKALRTMKVKLAVAGFLAGVIADWATYFTTSVELASGIRGESPFLPLFWKILLAFVPTQLPLGILEGAITAGMVVLLSKKRPDLLVKMRVLKPEDVTI from the coding sequence ATGGTAATCAAAAAAATATTAACACTCATACTATTAGCAGCGTTCCCTGCGACTGCCTATGCTATGCATATTTCAGAGGGCATTTTGCCGCTTAAGTGGGCAGCTCTATGGTCTTTTACGGCACTGCCGTTTGTTTTATATGGGCTTTACAGGTTTAAGAAAATATCAGCTGTAGATATTTCATTTAAACCGCTGGTGGGTCTTATGGCAGCTGTGGTGTTTATCATATCCTGTATGCCGGTGCCTGTGCCCACAGTTGGAACCTGCTCACATCCTTGTGGAACGGGACTTGCTGCCATTTTGCTTGGCCCATCTATTAGCGTAGTTGTTAGTGCCGTAGCGCTTCTTATACAGGCGCTGTTTCTCTCTCACGGAGGGCTTACCACATGGGGTGCTAACATCATGTCTATGGGAGTTATGGGCTCTTTTGCCGGATTTTTCACTTTTAAGGCATTACGCACAATGAAGGTAAAACTTGCCGTTGCGGGGTTTTTAGCCGGAGTCATTGCAGATTGGGCAACATATTTTACAACATCCGTTGAGCTTGCCTCTGGTATAAGAGGAGAGTCTCCATTTTTGCCCCTTTTTTGGAAAATATTGCTTGCCTTTGTTCCAACTCAACTGCCGCTTGGGATTTTAGAGGGCGCTATTACCGCCGGCATGGTAGTCCTTCTTTCCAAAAAGAGACCCGATCTTCTTGTTAAAATGCGTGTGCTAAAACCGGAGGATGTAACTATATGA
- a CDS encoding cobalt transporter produces the protein MICTLTFILSFQLSVSFAKSDKWTGVDESVVEKYAEEHGRKAWTPFINTDQGDLLLFVFLIAGAAGGFVAGYSWKKLMDLKQPDTKKDDTKADALPH, from the coding sequence ATAATTTGTACTCTTACGTTTATTTTATCTTTTCAACTGTCAGTTTCCTTTGCAAAAAGCGATAAATGGACAGGCGTTGACGAATCTGTGGTGGAAAAATATGCTGAGGAACACGGACGGAAAGCCTGGACTCCGTTTATAAACACCGACCAGGGCGACCTTCTGCTTTTTGTTTTCCTGATTGCAGGTGCTGCTGGAGGGTTTGTTGCAGGGTATTCATGGAAAAAACTTATGGATTTAAAACAGCCTGATACTAAAAAGGATGATACAAAGGCAGATGCACTCCCTCATTGA
- the cbiQ gene encoding cobalt ECF transporter T component CbiQ has protein sequence MHSLIEYSSKDHWVCRVDARVKIIVTFALLIMSLTHNGLMFPLILFSLCVVVSLRMKIPFRTFILRFSEPVFIASVIVLIKLYSVHVSGYRDGLMDGLAVGGRIIGAVSVIVSLGFTTQFTDLMSALSWFRVPKSFIEITMFALRYIFVLMEDAMVIYSAQKNRLGYSSTKRGLKSFGTLAGSLTMKAFEHSQNLTTAMVQRGYDGHIPVANILPLKNSDIIVSFLFLLVMGIAWRF, from the coding sequence ATGCACTCCCTCATTGAGTATTCAAGTAAAGACCATTGGGTTTGCAGAGTTGATGCCAGGGTTAAAATCATAGTTACTTTTGCTCTTTTAATTATGAGTTTAACTCATAATGGGCTTATGTTTCCTTTGATTTTGTTTTCGTTATGCGTAGTAGTTAGTCTTAGGATGAAAATACCTTTTAGAACCTTTATCCTAAGATTTTCAGAACCGGTTTTCATTGCATCGGTAATAGTGTTAATAAAGCTCTACAGCGTGCATGTCAGCGGATATAGGGATGGACTGATGGATGGGCTTGCCGTTGGAGGGAGAATAATAGGAGCAGTGTCAGTTATCGTAAGTCTTGGATTTACCACGCAATTTACCGACCTTATGTCTGCTCTTTCCTGGTTTAGGGTGCCTAAGAGCTTCATAGAAATCACCATGTTTGCTCTCAGATATATTTTTGTGTTGATGGAGGATGCGATGGTAATTTACAGCGCTCAAAAAAACCGTCTTGGATACTCATCCACTAAAAGGGGACTTAAATCATTTGGCACACTGGCAGGTTCTCTTACCATGAAAGCATTTGAACACAGCCAAAACCTTACAACAGCTATGGTGCAAAGGGGATACGACGGGCACATTCCTGTTGCAAACATCCTGCCGCTAAAAAATTCCGACATCATTGTTTCCTTTCTGTTTCTATTAGTTATGGGTATTGCATGGAGGTTTTAA
- a CDS encoding ATP-binding cassette domain-containing protein — MEVLTSARLSMKVDSFKYPDGTVALSSIDLNIKQGEFAGILGANGSGKTTLLKIMDGLIKDYAGASFLDGSDLRRLSPREIYSKIGMVFQNPDDQLFASTVFEDVSFGPINMGFSNDKTIHLVQKALEAVEMSEFAKKSIHNLSYGQKKRVCIAGLLAMGHEILLLDEPTSGLDPMGEYKMMSLLNKLNKENSVTIVMATHSVELIPLFLHNLYILSKGSVIRGGKPEEVFTAPEDMADVKLRLPQIAELIYKLKNEDALPFGKLPLTIGEARREILNLYTNK, encoded by the coding sequence ATGGAGGTTTTAACATCAGCTCGGCTTTCCATGAAAGTGGATTCATTTAAATATCCTGACGGCACAGTTGCACTTTCTTCAATTGATTTAAATATAAAACAGGGCGAATTTGCAGGCATTCTGGGCGCTAACGGCTCAGGAAAAACCACACTGCTTAAGATTATGGATGGATTAATTAAAGATTATGCGGGAGCGTCCTTTTTAGACGGCAGTGATTTAAGGAGACTCTCCCCACGTGAAATTTATAGCAAAATAGGAATGGTTTTTCAAAACCCTGACGATCAACTTTTTGCCTCAACAGTATTTGAGGATGTTTCTTTTGGTCCCATAAACATGGGGTTTTCTAATGACAAAACCATTCACCTTGTACAGAAAGCTCTTGAAGCTGTGGAGATGTCCGAATTTGCAAAAAAATCAATCCATAATCTCAGCTACGGGCAAAAAAAAAGAGTCTGCATAGCAGGGCTTTTAGCAATGGGACATGAGATACTGCTTCTTGATGAGCCGACCTCGGGATTAGACCCAATGGGCGAATACAAGATGATGTCTCTCCTTAATAAATTAAACAAGGAAAATTCTGTAACCATTGTAATGGCAACCCATAGCGTTGAGCTAATCCCGTTATTTCTTCATAATCTCTACATCCTAAGTAAAGGCAGTGTTATAAGGGGCGGTAAACCGGAGGAGGTATTTACGGCCCCTGAGGATATGGCAGATGTTAAGCTCCGTCTTCCTCAAATAGCCGAGCTTATCTATAAACTAAAAAACGAGGACGCACTCCCCTTTGGCAAACTCCCGCTTACAATAGGAGAGGCCAGAAGGGAAATACTTAATTTGTATACTAATAAGTAA
- a CDS encoding adenylate kinase has product MRLVLLGAPGAGKGTQAKMLIDKFGIPQISTGDILRKHVADGTALGKEAKGFMDRGELVADSVVIGMVKDRLSQSDCKAGFILDGFPRNTAQAATLDGVLESLGMPLTRALSVDVDFDILMKRLTGRRTCKGCNQMYNVFFSASKAEGKCDKCGGDLYQRDDDKEDTIKKRLDVYKAQTEPLIDYYGKKGILKRVDGVGDINAIFSKITTMLS; this is encoded by the coding sequence ATGAGATTAGTATTGTTAGGAGCGCCGGGCGCTGGTAAAGGAACTCAGGCTAAGATGTTGATAGACAAATTTGGGATTCCTCAGATATCAACGGGGGATATTTTAAGAAAACATGTTGCTGACGGCACAGCCCTAGGTAAAGAAGCGAAAGGCTTTATGGACAGAGGCGAATTGGTTGCCGATAGTGTAGTAATCGGCATGGTAAAGGACAGACTTTCACAGAGCGATTGCAAGGCAGGGTTTATACTGGATGGTTTTCCACGTAACACCGCTCAGGCCGCTACCCTTGACGGAGTTTTAGAGTCATTGGGAATGCCGCTTACAAGGGCGTTAAGCGTTGACGTTGACTTTGACATTCTTATGAAAAGATTAACCGGACGTCGCACCTGTAAGGGCTGCAATCAGATGTATAATGTGTTTTTTAGCGCATCCAAAGCAGAAGGAAAATGCGACAAGTGCGGTGGAGACCTCTACCAAAGAGATGACGATAAAGAAGACACCATCAAAAAGAGACTCGATGTGTATAAAGCACAGACAGAGCCGCTGATAGATTACTACGGCAAGAAGGGCATACTGAAGAGAGTGGACGGAGTAGGGGACATCAACGCAATATTTAGTAAAATAACTACGATGTTATCATAA
- the sat gene encoding sulfate adenylyltransferase — protein MALVRPHGKEKKLKPLLLEGAALSEELKKAQGLTKVKMASREVGDLIMLGIGGFTPLDGFMGHDDWKGVCDNYLMKDGVFWPIPVTLSTSKDVADSIKNGQEVALVDDETGEIMGTMVVKEKYSIDKDHECKKVYRTNDQAHPGVAMVMQQGDINLAGPVKVLSQSTFPTEYAGIYLTPAETRKIFEDKGWSRVAAFQTRNPMHRSHEFLAKIAIEICDGLLIHQLLGKLKPGDIPANVRKDCINLLMEHYLVKNTCVQAGYPLDMRYAGPREALLHALFRQNYGCSDLIVGRDHAGVGDYYGPFDAQTIFKEIPTDALETKPMNIDWTFYCTKCDGMASMKTCPHGKEDRLMLSGTALRKMLSENLEVPDHFSRPEVLDVLRKYYAGLTEKVEIKMHKHSTG, from the coding sequence ATGGCACTAGTAAGGCCACATGGTAAGGAAAAGAAACTGAAGCCGTTGCTTTTAGAGGGCGCGGCACTCAGTGAGGAACTCAAGAAAGCGCAGGGCCTGACAAAGGTCAAGATGGCTTCAAGAGAGGTAGGAGACCTCATAATGTTGGGAATAGGCGGCTTCACACCGCTTGACGGCTTCATGGGTCATGATGACTGGAAAGGCGTATGCGACAACTACTTAATGAAAGACGGCGTGTTTTGGCCGATTCCTGTCACGCTTTCCACTTCTAAAGACGTAGCCGACAGCATAAAAAATGGACAAGAGGTTGCCCTCGTTGACGATGAGACCGGCGAAATTATGGGCACTATGGTTGTTAAAGAGAAGTATTCAATTGATAAAGACCATGAGTGTAAGAAAGTTTATAGAACCAATGATCAGGCTCACCCAGGTGTAGCGATGGTTATGCAGCAGGGTGATATAAATCTAGCTGGTCCTGTAAAAGTCCTAAGCCAGAGCACATTTCCAACCGAGTACGCAGGCATATACTTGACACCGGCTGAGACCAGAAAAATATTTGAAGACAAGGGCTGGAGCCGGGTGGCTGCATTTCAGACCAGAAACCCAATGCACCGCTCCCACGAATTTCTTGCAAAAATAGCTATTGAAATTTGTGACGGACTTTTAATTCACCAGCTGCTTGGTAAATTAAAACCAGGCGATATACCCGCAAACGTTAGAAAAGACTGTATCAACCTGCTGATGGAGCACTATCTTGTGAAAAACACCTGTGTACAGGCCGGCTATCCTCTGGATATGAGATATGCGGGCCCCAGAGAAGCGCTTCTTCACGCTCTCTTCAGACAGAACTACGGCTGTAGCGATCTTATCGTAGGACGTGACCACGCAGGCGTTGGTGACTACTACGGACCATTTGATGCTCAGACCATTTTTAAAGAAATTCCTACAGACGCTCTTGAGACCAAGCCAATGAACATAGACTGGACATTCTACTGCACAAAGTGTGACGGAATGGCCTCTATGAAGACCTGCCCGCACGGCAAAGAAGACAGATTGATGCTTAGCGGTACAGCCTTAAGGAAGATGCTTTCCGAAAATCTTGAGGTGCCAGACCACTTCAGCCGCCCCGAGGTTCTTGATGTTCTTAGGAAATACTACGCTGGTTTGACCGAAAAGGTAGAGATAAAAATGCACAAGCACTCAACAGGCTAA
- the aprB gene encoding adenylyl-sulfate reductase subunit beta, with amino-acid sequence MPSFVMTEKCDGCKGQERTACMYICPNDLMKLDRDRMKAFNQEPEQCWECYSCVKICPQQAIEVRGYQDFNPLGGNVIPMRGSDSIMWTIKFRSGALKRFKFPIRTTAEGSIDPYKGKPEPNYDNLKKPGFFNLLEVKKP; translated from the coding sequence ATGCCGAGTTTTGTTATGACTGAGAAGTGTGACGGCTGCAAAGGGCAGGAGAGAACAGCTTGTATGTACATCTGTCCGAATGACCTTATGAAGCTGGACCGCGACAGGATGAAAGCTTTCAACCAGGAGCCGGAGCAGTGCTGGGAGTGCTACAGCTGCGTTAAGATTTGCCCGCAGCAGGCCATCGAGGTCAGAGGCTACCAGGACTTCAATCCCCTTGGCGGAAACGTCATTCCGATGAGAGGTTCTGATTCCATTATGTGGACTATCAAGTTCAGAAGCGGCGCACTCAAACGCTTCAAATTCCCAATCCGCACAACAGCAGAGGGTTCAATTGATCCGTACAAGGGCAAGCCAGAGCCTAACTATGACAACCTGAAAAAGCCCGGGTTTTTTAACCTGCTGGAAGTGAAAAAACCGTAA
- a CDS encoding adenylyl-sulfate reductase subunit alpha yields the protein MELETCNFSYCQKPEMIEIETDILLIGGGMACCGAAFEGARWATPKGLKITMVDKAATERSGAVAMGLSAINTYMGENDPKDYVKMVRGDLMGIIREDLVYDVGRHVDDSVHLFEEWGLPVWKRADDGHTLDGSHPAKKLSEGGKPVRSGKWQIMINGESYKVIVAEAAKKALEVNRAGTGQAQNHYERIFIVKLLLDANDPTRVAAAVGFSTRENKAYIFKAKCMLLAAGGAVNVFRPRSVAEGQGRAWYPVWNAGTTYALAAQVGAELVLMENRFVPARFKDGYGPVGAWFLFFKAKATNALGEDYCVTNFEATNKLYGKYCSDPHKLGTAIRNHMMMVDMKAGKGPIWMNTHHAMAELGKTMDAKQIKHLEAEAWEDFLDMCIGQAGKWAACDVEPDKAPSEIMPTEPYLLGSHAGCAGLWVSGPSDLGAPKEWCWGYDRMTTVKGLFTAGDGVGASGHKFSSGSHAEGRTAAKAMVAYCLDNASYKPAVSKSTEELAGELYLPFEIYEKYKNYSTDTNVNPHYIRPKMLQARLQKIMDEYVAGVSTWYMTSKTMLNEGLRQLVVLKEDSLRMAASDLHELMRCWENYHRIWTGESHARHILFREDTRYPGYYYRGDFNLVDDQNWKCFTISKYNLQTNQWEMSKRDYVQLFPD from the coding sequence ATGGAATTAGAAACATGTAATTTTTCTTACTGCCAGAAGCCTGAGATGATTGAGATCGAAACCGACATTCTTTTGATCGGCGGCGGTATGGCTTGCTGCGGTGCAGCTTTTGAAGGCGCTCGCTGGGCAACCCCAAAGGGTCTTAAAATAACCATGGTTGACAAGGCTGCCACAGAGAGAAGCGGAGCAGTTGCCATGGGTCTGTCGGCTATCAACACCTACATGGGTGAAAACGACCCCAAAGATTATGTTAAGATGGTTAGGGGTGACCTTATGGGAATCATAAGGGAGGACCTCGTCTATGACGTAGGCCGTCACGTTGATGATTCAGTACACCTTTTTGAAGAGTGGGGCCTTCCTGTATGGAAAAGAGCCGACGACGGCCACACACTTGACGGTTCACACCCCGCAAAGAAACTCTCCGAGGGCGGTAAGCCGGTTAGAAGCGGTAAGTGGCAGATAATGATTAATGGTGAGTCATACAAAGTAATAGTGGCAGAAGCCGCCAAGAAGGCACTTGAAGTTAACAGAGCAGGCACGGGCCAGGCTCAGAACCATTATGAGAGAATTTTTATCGTAAAGCTCCTTCTGGATGCTAACGACCCAACCCGCGTAGCAGCAGCGGTTGGCTTTAGTACCAGAGAGAACAAAGCATATATATTCAAAGCAAAGTGCATGCTTTTGGCAGCCGGCGGTGCAGTTAACGTATTCAGACCCCGTTCAGTGGCAGAAGGTCAGGGTAGAGCATGGTATCCAGTGTGGAACGCAGGCACCACCTACGCATTAGCAGCTCAGGTAGGAGCAGAGCTCGTTCTTATGGAAAACAGATTCGTACCAGCAAGATTTAAAGACGGTTACGGCCCTGTCGGCGCATGGTTCCTTTTCTTTAAAGCAAAGGCAACTAACGCTCTTGGCGAGGACTACTGTGTAACCAACTTTGAGGCAACCAACAAGCTTTATGGCAAATACTGTTCAGATCCGCACAAGCTCGGCACTGCAATCAGAAATCACATGATGATGGTTGACATGAAGGCCGGTAAAGGTCCTATTTGGATGAACACCCACCATGCTATGGCAGAGCTTGGAAAGACCATGGATGCCAAGCAGATCAAACATCTTGAGGCTGAGGCATGGGAAGACTTTCTTGATATGTGTATCGGGCAGGCCGGAAAATGGGCAGCTTGCGACGTAGAGCCTGATAAGGCTCCATCAGAGATTATGCCTACTGAGCCGTATCTCCTTGGTTCACATGCAGGATGCGCTGGGCTTTGGGTAAGTGGTCCAAGTGATCTCGGCGCTCCTAAGGAGTGGTGTTGGGGTTATGACAGAATGACCACCGTTAAGGGTCTCTTTACGGCAGGCGACGGCGTTGGTGCATCCGGTCACAAATTCTCATCAGGCTCACATGCCGAGGGTAGAACAGCAGCTAAGGCAATGGTAGCCTACTGTCTTGACAACGCAAGCTACAAGCCTGCAGTGTCAAAGAGCACAGAGGAGCTTGCAGGCGAGCTCTATCTGCCTTTTGAGATATACGAGAAATACAAAAACTACAGCACAGATACTAACGTTAACCCCCACTACATCAGACCGAAAATGCTTCAGGCCAGACTCCAGAAAATAATGGACGAGTATGTAGCCGGTGTTTCCACATGGTATATGACCAGCAAGACCATGCTTAACGAGGGTTTAAGGCAGTTAGTCGTTCTAAAGGAAGACTCCTTAAGAATGGCAGCCTCTGACCTTCACGAGCTTATGAGATGCTGGGAGAACTACCACAGAATTTGGACTGGAGAGTCACATGCCAGACACATTCTCTTTAGAGAAGATACCCGTTACCCTGGGTACTACTACAGAGGAGACTTCAACCTCGTGGATGATCAGAATTGGAAGTGCTTCACAATTTCCAAGTACAACCTTCAGACCAACCAGTGGGAGATGTCAAAGAGAGATTACGTACAGTTATTCCCAGACTGA
- a CDS encoding CoB--CoM heterodisulfide reductase iron-sulfur subunit A family protein, with protein MPEEKTSQMVVIGGGMSGMTTAIEAAEAGITSVIIEKSPYLGGRVAQLNKYFPKLCPPYCGLEINFRRIKQNSKISYYTMSEVESVSGSEGNFTVKVKINPRLVNSKCTACNKCVEVCPIERSNSFNFGLDKTKAVYLPHDMAFPMRYVIDESLCTKASCAKCVAVCKYDAIDFNMKPETVEIKTQSVVYATGWNPYDAKKMDNLGFGKVKNLVTNMMMERMASPNGPTKGKILRPGDKKEPKTVAFVQCAGSRDENHLAHCSAICCMASLKQATYVREQYPDSNVFIYYIDLRTPGKYEDFLKKIQADENVHMIKGKVAKIEEDPESGDPVLTVEDIEGGAKITKKVDMVVLATGMEPAIKTVGNHGLKLDDNGFIDADTQTAGIYSSGVAKRPNDVSNSVQDSTASALRGIQSTVRR; from the coding sequence ATGCCAGAGGAAAAGACATCACAAATGGTGGTAATAGGCGGCGGTATGAGCGGTATGACTACAGCTATAGAGGCTGCTGAGGCAGGTATAACCTCGGTGATTATAGAAAAAAGTCCATATCTCGGCGGTCGTGTTGCCCAGTTGAACAAATACTTCCCAAAACTCTGCCCGCCGTATTGCGGGTTAGAAATTAATTTCAGACGTATCAAGCAGAACTCAAAAATTAGTTACTACACTATGTCGGAGGTAGAGAGCGTTAGCGGCTCCGAAGGGAATTTTACCGTCAAAGTTAAGATTAATCCCCGGTTAGTTAATTCAAAGTGCACGGCGTGCAACAAGTGTGTTGAGGTGTGCCCGATTGAACGCAGTAATTCCTTTAATTTTGGACTGGACAAAACAAAGGCCGTTTATCTTCCCCATGATATGGCTTTTCCTATGAGGTATGTGATAGATGAGTCGCTTTGCACCAAAGCCTCCTGTGCAAAGTGCGTCGCTGTTTGTAAGTACGACGCTATAGATTTCAACATGAAACCTGAGACAGTAGAGATAAAGACGCAATCAGTTGTGTATGCCACGGGGTGGAATCCTTACGATGCAAAAAAGATGGACAATCTCGGATTTGGTAAAGTTAAAAATCTGGTGACCAACATGATGATGGAGCGGATGGCATCACCTAATGGCCCGACAAAAGGGAAAATCCTAAGACCCGGCGACAAGAAGGAGCCAAAAACGGTAGCGTTTGTTCAGTGCGCTGGCTCAAGAGATGAGAATCATCTTGCCCACTGCTCGGCTATATGCTGCATGGCGTCCCTTAAGCAGGCGACTTATGTGAGAGAGCAGTATCCGGATTCCAACGTGTTTATTTATTACATAGATTTAAGGACGCCCGGAAAGTATGAGGATTTTTTAAAGAAGATTCAGGCGGATGAAAACGTGCATATGATAAAGGGTAAGGTTGCTAAGATAGAAGAGGACCCGGAAAGCGGCGACCCCGTTCTCACTGTTGAAGATATTGAGGGTGGCGCTAAGATAACCAAAAAGGTTGACATGGTAGTCCTGGCAACCGGAATGGAACCGGCCATAAAGACAGTCGGTAATCACGGATTGAAGTTAGATGACAACGGTTTTATAGATGCCGATACACAAACAGCGGGCATATATTCATCCGGTGTAGCTAAGAGACCAAATGATGTGAGTAATTCCGTTCAGGACTCTACGGCATCGGCCCTAAGGGGCATACAGTCCACGGTGAGGAGGTAA